The following nucleotide sequence is from bacterium.
CTGCACCGAGCCCTTGTTCTCCATCGCCGCGCCGGCGTCCAGGGTCGCCGAGGCGAAGGCGGCGCCGCCCATGCCGCTCCAGTCGGTGGGCTTGCCGACCAGGATCAGGTCGTAGGGCTCCCCGCGGGCCTGCGCCGGCACTGCGGAATGCGTGATGTGGTCGGCCGGCACCAGGCCCAGGGCCACCACGTTCACCAGGCAGTTGTCGTCGAAGGAGGGGTGGAAGTAGACGTCGCCGCCCAGGTTCGGCACGCCCAGGGCGTTGCCGTACTCCCAGATGCCGGTGACCACCTCGCGCGCGATGTCCAGCCGGTGCGCCCCGCCCTCCCCCAGCGGCCAGCCGAAGCGCAGCGGGTCCAACACGCCGATCACCTCGCCGCCCATGCAGTAGACGTCGCGCACGATGCCGCCGATGCCGGTGGCCGCCCCCTCGACGGGCATGACCTGGCTGGGGTGGTTGTGGCTCTCGTGGGCGATGATGACGCCCCAGCGCACGCCGTCGACGGTGCCGAAGTCCACGATGCCCGCGTCCTCGACCGGCCCGACGATGACGTTGCTGCCGGTGGTCGGCAGGAACTCCTTGAGCGTGGGCCGGCTGCTCTTGTAGGAGCAGTGCTCGCTCCACATGGTGTCGAACAGGGTCAGCTCGGTGAGCGTGGGGTCGCGGCCGAGCAGCTCCCGGACGCGGCGGGCCTCGGCGGCGTCGAGGGTCAGGGCGTGGGCGCGCAGCGCCCGCACCAGCGCCGCGTCGTCGAGGGCGGCGACGCCGACGGTGTCGAAGGAGGGGTCGCGGGTCATGCCTGCTCCTGTCGTCCCTATTCCTGAGCCAGGGTCCTCGCGAACAGCTGCCCGACGTGGCGGCGGTGCCAGGCCGGGTCGAAGCAGCGGTCCAGGTCGGCCGCCGTCAGCCTGTCGGACACGACCGGGTCGCTCCGCAGGGCCTCGCGGAAGTCGGCCCCCTCGTCCCAGACGCGCATCGCGCAGCGCTGCACCGCGGCGTAGGCGTCCTCGCGCGTGGCGCCGGCGCGCACCAGCGCCAGCAGCACCGTCTGGCTGTAGACCATGCCCCGGGCGCGGTCCATGTTCTCGAGCATGCGCTCCGGGAACACGACCAGCCCCGCGACCAGCCAGGTCATCTTCTGCAGCATGTAGTGCAGGAGGTGGCAGGCGTCGGGGAAGATGATCCGCTCGACGCTGCTGTGGCTGATGTCGCGCTCGTGCCAGAGCGCGACGTTCTCCATCGCGGTGTGGGCGTAGCCGCGCAGCAGGCGGGCCATGCCGGTGATCCGCTCGCTGACGATGGGGTTCTTCTTGTGGGGCATCGCCGAGGAGCCCTTCTGGCCCGCGCCGAACGGCTCCTCGACCTCGTGGACGTCGGTGCGCTGCAGGTTGCGGATCTCGACGGCCATCTGCTCCAGCGTCGCGCCGGCCAGGGCCAGCGCGTTCAGGAAGGCCGCGTGGCGGTCGCGCTGCAGCACCTGCGTCGCCACCGGGGCGACCGCCAGGCCCAGGCGCCGCATGGTCTCGGCCTCGACCTCGGGGTCGAGGTGCGCCATGGTCCCCACCGCGCCGGAGATCTGCCCGACGGTGACCTCCTCGATGGCCGCGTCCAGGCGGCGCAGCGAGCGCCGCAGGGCCGACCAGTACACCAGCAGCTTCAGGCCGAAGGTGGTGGGCTCGGCGTGGATGCCGTGGCTGCGCCCGACCATGACGGTGTCCTGGTGCTCCAGGGCGCGGGCCTTGACCGTCGCCATCAGCGCGACCAGGGCCGCCCGCAGCACCAGGCCCGACTCGTGGAGCTGCACGGCGAAGGCCGTGTCGGTGAGGTCGGAGCTGGTCATCCCCTCGTGAACGTGGCGCGACTCGGGGCCGATGTGTTCGCCGAGGTTCGTCAGGAAGGCGATGACGTCGTGCTGGACGGTCTCTTCGATCTCCAGCACCCGCGCCTCGTCGAAAGCGGCCCGCTCGCGGATGAGCCGGGCCGCCTCGGGGGGGATCTCGCCGCGGTCGGCGCGGACCTCGCAGACGACGACTTCGACCTCCTGCCAGATCTCCAGCTTGCGGCGGTTCGACCAGATGGCGAGCATGGCCGGGGTTTCGTAACGGGGAATCACGCCGCACCTCGATCCCGGGGTTCGAGAGAAGCCAACTTGCACAATATCAACATCTTGCAGCCCTCTCCGTCGTGACGTCGACGGGGGACGAACGGGCAGTCGGGTCCGGACCCGCGCAACATAACCGATCGTTTGGGGGAAGGAAAGCGTGTTTCCGGCCGGTCAGGAGGCCGCGTTCCGCCGCCGCTGCGGGTCCTCCTCCAGGACGATCGTCCCGGAAAAGCGCCGCCCGTCGCGGATGGCCGTGAACTCCAGCCGGGTGCCGACCTTGGCCTCGTAGACCAGCCGGTTGAAGGTGTCGACGTCGGCCAGTTCGATGCCGTTGATCGTCAGCAGCACGTCGTAGGGGACCAGGCCCGCCTTGGCCGCCGGCGAGCCCGTCGTCACGTCGCGCACGACGAAGCCGTGGGCCTCGTCCATGCCCAGCGCCTTGGCGATGGCGTCGTTGACCGGCAGGATGCCGAAGCCGACGTAGGCGCGGCGGAAGTAGCCGTACTGGTCCACCTCGCGCAGGATCCAGCGGGCGCGGTCGATGGGCACGGCGAAGCCGAGGCCGATGCTGCCGCCGCTCTCGGTGAAGATGAAGGTGTTGATGCCGACGACCTCGCCGCTGCTGTTGACCAGCGGGCCGCCGCTGTTGCCGGGGTTGATCGCGGCGTCGGTCTGGATCATGCCCAGGAAGATCTGCTGGTCCGAACCGGTGCGCTTGATGTCGCGGTTGACGGCGCTGACCACCCCGACGGTCACCGTCGGCTGCGTGTCGGCCAGCAGGTAGCCGAAGGGCGAGCCGATGGCGATGGCCCACTCCCCGATGTAGAGGCGCGTGTCCTCGGCGGCCATGACCGCCGTCGGCAGGTCCGACGGCACCTCGCCGGCGATCTGCAGCAGCGCCAGGTCCCAGGTCGGCACCATCTCCAGCACCTGGGCCGTGAACTGCCGGCCGTCGTGGAGCGAGACGAGCAGCTCGTCCGCGTTCTCGACCACGTGGACGTTGGTCAGGATGTGGCCCTGCTTCGAGACGATGACGCCCGAACCCAGGTTCGAGACGTCCTGGCGGAAAGCGCGCTGCGGGAACATGCCGGGGTAGAAGCGCTCGAAGTACTCCCAGCCGCGCGGGGCGAGCGTGCGCGTGACCGTCCGGTGCTGGATGGCGTTGATGCTGACCACCGTGGGCGCGACCCGCTCGGTGGCCGTGACGATGGCGTTGCGCCGTCCCTGCTCGATCGCGGCCGGCGAGCCGACCGGGACCTCGCGCACCACGACCGTGTCGCGGCCGTCGGCGACCGTCGCGGGCGCGACGGTCCGGCGGCCCAGCAGGAAGGCCGAGCCCAGCAGCAGGCCGAACAGCAGGCCGATGACGATGCCGGTCCAGACGGGCGCCTTGCGCACGGTTCACCTCCGGGGCGCGCCGCGGCGCGCGTTCCCGTTTTCAACGCGTCAGCCCTGCAGCTTGTTCCAGTCCTTCATGAAGGCGGCGATCCCCTGGTCGGTCAGCGGGTGCTGGACGAGCTGCTTGATGACCTTGTGGGGGATCGTGGCGATGTCGGCGCCCAGCAGGGCGGCCCGCACCACGTGGTCGGGGTGGCGCACGCTGGCCACGATGATCTCGGTGCCGATCTCGTACTTCTCGTAGACCTCGACGATGTCCTCGATCAGGCCCATGCCGTCCTGGCTGATATCGTCCAGCCGGCCGACGAAGGGCGACACGTAGGCGGCGCCCGCCTTGGCGGCCAGCAGCGCCTGGCTGACCGAGAAGCACAGCGTCATGTTGACGGGGATGCCCTCGTCGGACAGGGCGCGGGTCGCCTTCAGGCCGTCGATGGTCAACGGGATCTTCACCACGAGGTGCTCGCTGAGCCCGGACAGGCGCCGGCCCTCCTTGATCATCCCCGCGGCGTCGAGCGCGACGACCTCGCCCGAGACCGGCCCCTCGACCAGGTCGCAGATCTCCTTCAACAGCTTGTCGGTGTCCTTGCGGCCGGCGCGGGCCATCAGGCTGGGGTTGGTCGTGACGCCGTCCAGCACGCCCATCGACAGGGCGTCGCGGATCTCGTCGAGGTCGGCGGTGTCGATGAAGAACTTCATGGGGTCGCCTCCGGGGTCGCGGTTTCGGCAGGATCTCCAGGGTGGTCGGGGTCATCGAGCTCGGGCGGGTAGCCGACGCCGGCCAGGTACAGGCCGCAGGCCGGAGCCATCCCGCCGGCGACGCGCCGGTCGCGGGCCTCCAGGATCGCCGTGACGTCCTCGGGGCGGCGCCTGCCCGCGCCCACGTCCACCAGCACGCCGGTCATCGTGCGCACCATGTGGTGCAGGAAGCGGTCGGCCCGGACGTGCAGGATAGCCGAGCCCTCGGCCCACTCCAAGCGGCAATCGGTCACGTCGCAGTCGTTGGTCGGGTTGAGCGACGCCGTCTTGCACAGGCTGCTGCAGTCGCGACGGCCGCGGAACAGGAGGCAGGCGGCGTCCATGGCGTCGCGGTCCAGCGGCTCGCCGGGGCACCAGGCGAAGCGGCGGCGGAACAGGTCGCCCTCCAGGTCGAGGCGGTACTCGTAGCGGCGCCAGCGCGCCGAGAAGCGCGCGTGGAACGCGGGGCTCACCTCGCGCACGTCCAGCACCTGCACGTCGCGCGGCGCGAAGCGGGGCAGGACGCGCACCAGGCGCGCCACCTCGTCGGCGTTCAGGCCCCGGGCGTGGGAGGTCTGCCGCAGGGCGTGGACCCCGGCGTCGGTGCGGCCGGCGCCCGGCGGCATGCAGGGCCGTCCGAGCAGCCGCTCCAGCATGAGGGCCAGCACGCCCTGGACGGTGCGCAGGTCGAGCTGCCACTGCCAGCCGTGGAAGTCCGTGCCGTCGTAGGCCAGGTCGATGCGCGCGGTGCGGTCCAACTCAAACGCTCCGAGAACGCGCGGCCAGCAGGTCGGCGATCTGCACGGCGTTCAGGGCCGCGCCCTTGCGCACGTTGTCGGCCACGACCCACAGCAGGACCACCTCGGGGCGGCCCTCCTCCCCGCGCACGCGCCCGACGAAGACCGGATCGGCGCCGTCGGCCTCCAGCGGCGTGGCGTAGCCGTGCGGCGACTCGGCCACGACCAGCCCGGGGGCGGCGCGCAGGGCGGCGACCACCTCGTCGCGCGGCGCGGACCGCCCGCAGACGCAGCGCACCGCGGCCGCGTGCCCGGTCCAGACCGGGACGCGCGTGGCCAGGCAGGTCACCGCGAGCTGCGGCAGGCCGAGGATCTTGCGCAGCTCGCGCCCGACCTTGGCCTCTTCCTCGAAGCTGCCGTCGGGCAGGGCGGCGCCGATCTCCGGCAGCACGTTCAAGGCGAGGCGGCGGGGGAAGGCGCCGGTGCCGGTCACCGCGGGCGAGGCGTGCCCCTCGCGCAGGCCGGGCAGGCAGGACGACAGCTCGACGGCCAGCGCCTGGCGGGCGCGCCCGCCCGCGCCGGAGGCCGACTGCATGGTGGTGACGTGGCAGGCCTTCAGGCCGAAGGCCCGCTGCAGGGGCGCCACCGCGGCGGCCACCTGGATCGTGGAGCAGTTCGGGTTGGCGATGATCCCCGGGCGCTGCGGCAGGGCGGCGGGGTTGATCTCCGGCACCACCAGCGGCACGTCGGGGTCCATCCGCCAGGCCGAGGAATTGTCGATGACCCACGACCCGGCCTGCGCGAAGCGCGGCGCGTAGGTGCGGCTGGCGGCGCCCCCGGCGCTGAACAGGGCCATCCGCACGCCGTCGAGGCCCGCGGAGGCGGCGTCGGCGCAGACCACCGCACGGCCGCGGAACGTCAGGGTCGTGCCCGCCGAGCGGGCGCTGGTCAGCAGCAGCGGCGGCTCGTCGACCCAGTCGCGGGTCTCGAGCATCGTGAGCATGGTGCGGCCCACCAGACCGGTGGCGCCGAGCAGGGCGGTGCGCATGGGAGGGCTCCCGGATTCTCGGTG
It contains:
- a CDS encoding AIR synthase related protein; protein product: MTRDPSFDTVGVAALDDAALVRALRAHALTLDAAEARRVRELLGRDPTLTELTLFDTMWSEHCSYKSSRPTLKEFLPTTGSNVIVGPVEDAGIVDFGTVDGVRWGVIIAHESHNHPSQVMPVEGAATGIGGIVRDVYCMGGEVIGVLDPLRFGWPLGEGGAHRLDIAREVVTGIWEYGNALGVPNLGGDVYFHPSFDDNCLVNVVALGLVPADHITHSAVPAQARGEPYDLILVGKPTDWSGMGGAAFASATLDAGAAMENKGSVQVPDPFLKRVLTVANREVLRLARERGIVVGFKDLGAGGVSCVTSELADAGGFGCDVDLALVHVAGDDVPARVIACSETQERYGLAVPARFTAEVLKVYNEDFALPDLYEGACARRIGRATDDGIYRLRLGDRVLCEAPIATVTCGIAYARAEAPPPPPAPAPARATEAPD
- the purB gene encoding adenylosuccinate lyase — encoded protein: MIPRYETPAMLAIWSNRRKLEIWQEVEVVVCEVRADRGEIPPEAARLIRERAAFDEARVLEIEETVQHDVIAFLTNLGEHIGPESRHVHEGMTSSDLTDTAFAVQLHESGLVLRAALVALMATVKARALEHQDTVMVGRSHGIHAEPTTFGLKLLVYWSALRRSLRRLDAAIEEVTVGQISGAVGTMAHLDPEVEAETMRRLGLAVAPVATQVLQRDRHAAFLNALALAGATLEQMAVEIRNLQRTDVHEVEEPFGAGQKGSSAMPHKKNPIVSERITGMARLLRGYAHTAMENVALWHERDISHSSVERIIFPDACHLLHYMLQKMTWLVAGLVVFPERMLENMDRARGMVYSQTVLLALVRAGATREDAYAAVQRCAMRVWDEGADFREALRSDPVVSDRLTAADLDRCFDPAWHRRHVGQLFARTLAQE
- a CDS encoding trypsin-like peptidase domain-containing protein, whose translation is MRKAPVWTGIVIGLLFGLLLGSAFLLGRRTVAPATVADGRDTVVVREVPVGSPAAIEQGRRNAIVTATERVAPTVVSINAIQHRTVTRTLAPRGWEYFERFYPGMFPQRAFRQDVSNLGSGVIVSKQGHILTNVHVVENADELLVSLHDGRQFTAQVLEMVPTWDLALLQIAGEVPSDLPTAVMAAEDTRLYIGEWAIAIGSPFGYLLADTQPTVTVGVVSAVNRDIKRTGSDQQIFLGMIQTDAAINPGNSGGPLVNSSGEVVGINTFIFTESGGSIGLGFAVPIDRARWILREVDQYGYFRRAYVGFGILPVNDAIAKALGMDEAHGFVVRDVTTGSPAAKAGLVPYDVLLTINGIELADVDTFNRLVYEAKVGTRLEFTAIRDGRRFSGTIVLEEDPQRRRNAAS
- the fsa gene encoding fructose-6-phosphate aldolase, which translates into the protein MKFFIDTADLDEIRDALSMGVLDGVTTNPSLMARAGRKDTDKLLKEICDLVEGPVSGEVVALDAAGMIKEGRRLSGLSEHLVVKIPLTIDGLKATRALSDEGIPVNMTLCFSVSQALLAAKAGAAYVSPFVGRLDDISQDGMGLIEDIVEVYEKYEIGTEIIVASVRHPDHVVRAALLGADIATIPHKVIKQLVQHPLTDQGIAAFMKDWNKLQG
- the truA gene encoding tRNA pseudouridine(38-40) synthase TruA — its product is MDRTARIDLAYDGTDFHGWQWQLDLRTVQGVLALMLERLLGRPCMPPGAGRTDAGVHALRQTSHARGLNADEVARLVRVLPRFAPRDVQVLDVREVSPAFHARFSARWRRYEYRLDLEGDLFRRRFAWCPGEPLDRDAMDAACLLFRGRRDCSSLCKTASLNPTNDCDVTDCRLEWAEGSAILHVRADRFLHHMVRTMTGVLVDVGAGRRRPEDVTAILEARDRRVAGGMAPACGLYLAGVGYPPELDDPDHPGDPAETATPEATP
- a CDS encoding aspartate-semialdehyde dehydrogenase — protein: MRTALLGATGLVGRTMLTMLETRDWVDEPPLLLTSARSAGTTLTFRGRAVVCADAASAGLDGVRMALFSAGGAASRTYAPRFAQAGSWVIDNSSAWRMDPDVPLVVPEINPAALPQRPGIIANPNCSTIQVAAAVAPLQRAFGLKACHVTTMQSASGAGGRARQALAVELSSCLPGLREGHASPAVTGTGAFPRRLALNVLPEIGAALPDGSFEEEAKVGRELRKILGLPQLAVTCLATRVPVWTGHAAAVRCVCGRSAPRDEVVAALRAAPGLVVAESPHGYATPLEADGADPVFVGRVRGEEGRPEVVLLWVVADNVRKGAALNAVQIADLLAARSRSV